A window of Acidobacteriota bacterium contains these coding sequences:
- a CDS encoding YhdH/YhfP family quinone oxidoreductase has product MPFRAFRVEKTEDGRFVRSIVEREVVDLPEGDLLIDVTWSSLNYKDALSAIGNPGVTRSFPHTPGIDAAGTVVESASPDFSPGDAVIVCGFDLGMGTPGGFGQRIRVPAGWAVAMPHGLDARSSMILGTAGFTAALSVDKLEAAGMTPDGGPVVVTGATGGVGSVAVMLLAKLGYDVHAVTGKASRHDFLRSLGASTILSREEALEGANKPLLWPKWGGAVDTVGGPILFNVIKALRYDASVAACGLVASPEVPATVFPFILRGVNLLGIDSVVPPLERKREIWNRLAGPWMLDLEALVVPLTLDTLSEAIDRILAGEMAGRGVVDLNG; this is encoded by the coding sequence ATGCCGTTTCGCGCGTTCCGGGTTGAGAAGACGGAAGACGGCCGGTTCGTCCGGAGCATCGTCGAACGGGAAGTGGTCGATCTGCCCGAAGGCGACTTGCTGATCGATGTCACGTGGTCGTCGCTCAACTACAAGGATGCGCTCTCGGCCATCGGCAACCCGGGGGTGACGCGCAGTTTCCCGCATACGCCCGGTATCGACGCCGCGGGCACGGTCGTCGAATCCGCCTCGCCCGACTTCTCACCCGGCGACGCGGTCATCGTCTGCGGCTTCGATCTCGGCATGGGCACGCCGGGCGGGTTCGGGCAACGGATCCGCGTGCCGGCGGGCTGGGCCGTCGCGATGCCGCACGGTCTGGATGCGCGCAGCAGCATGATCCTCGGGACCGCCGGGTTCACGGCGGCGCTCTCGGTCGACAAGCTGGAAGCGGCCGGCATGACGCCGGACGGCGGTCCCGTAGTGGTGACCGGCGCGACGGGCGGCGTGGGATCGGTTGCCGTCATGCTGCTGGCGAAGCTGGGCTACGACGTTCACGCGGTCACCGGCAAGGCGTCGCGCCATGACTTTCTTCGCAGCCTCGGCGCGAGCACGATCCTCTCGCGCGAAGAGGCGCTGGAAGGCGCGAACAAGCCGCTGCTGTGGCCGAAGTGGGGCGGCGCCGTCGATACGGTCGGCGGGCCTATTCTCTTCAACGTGATCAAGGCGCTCCGCTACGACGCGAGCGTCGCCGCCTGCGGCCTGGTGGCGTCGCCGGAGGTCCCCGCAACGGTCTTCCCGTTCATTCTGCGGGGCGTCAACCTGCTGGGAATCGACTCCGTCGTGCCGCCGCTGGAGCGGAAGCGTGAGATCTGGAACCGGCTGGCCGGACCGTGGATGCTCGACCTCGAGGCGCTGGTCGTGCCGCTGACCCTCGACACGCTGTCGGAGGCAATCGACCGGATCCTGGCCGGCGAAATGGCGGGCCGGGGCGTGGTCGACCTGAACGGATAA
- a CDS encoding SDR family NAD(P)-dependent oxidoreductase: MERQRFLITGASQGIGEALVRLARERGHDVVFTGRDEARIAAVATATGAHGIRADVAVAEDNQRTVDACVERMGGLDILVNNAGVGYANPLGSIDMDRMRALFDINVFGLVDLTNRVAPMLKAQQSGAIINVASTSGMKGAAGGTVYAASKWAVRGISQCWQAELRPHGVHVISVLPSEVQTNWMGKTGRNNPNKLYAVDIARTIMSALEMHPRALWPELAIFANNPWKED, from the coding sequence ATGGAGAGACAGCGATTTCTGATCACGGGCGCGAGCCAGGGAATCGGCGAGGCGCTCGTGCGTCTGGCTCGCGAGCGCGGGCATGACGTGGTCTTTACGGGCCGGGACGAGGCGCGGATTGCCGCTGTTGCGACCGCGACGGGCGCGCACGGAATCCGGGCGGACGTGGCCGTCGCCGAGGACAACCAGCGTACGGTCGACGCGTGCGTCGAACGCATGGGCGGACTGGACATTCTCGTCAACAACGCCGGCGTCGGCTACGCCAACCCGCTCGGCTCGATTGACATGGACCGGATGCGGGCCCTGTTCGACATCAACGTGTTCGGCCTGGTCGACCTGACGAACCGCGTCGCGCCGATGCTGAAGGCGCAGCAGAGCGGCGCCATCATCAACGTCGCGTCGACCTCCGGCATGAAGGGCGCGGCGGGCGGGACGGTGTATGCCGCCAGCAAGTGGGCGGTGCGCGGCATCAGCCAGTGCTGGCAGGCGGAGCTGCGGCCGCACGGCGTTCACGTCATCTCCGTGCTGCCGTCGGAAGTGCAGACCAACTGGATGGGGAAGACCGGCCGCAACAACCCGAACAAGTTGTACGCGGTCGACATCGCCCGGACGATCATGTCGGCGCTGGAGATGCATCCGCGCGCGTTGTGGCCGGAACTCGCCATCTTCGCCAACAACCCGTGGAAAGAGGACTGA
- a CDS encoding cob(I)yrinic acid a,c-diamide adenosyltransferase, producing MSSIATTRGDGGETGLLGGTRVRKSSPHIEACGAVDELNAQIGLARSICRDEPVGALLKEIQRELFVVGGELVTPANAPETRSGRPLSRVTDAMVERLTGEVHRIEGIEGVLGDWSLPGEDPVASALDVARTVCRRAERDAVRLMEAGAEVRPPVLAYLNRLSDLLWLCGRLLEHQAGLDASLRTDDRPGPNWSRAW from the coding sequence ATGAGCAGTATTGCCACGACGCGCGGCGACGGCGGCGAGACCGGTCTTCTGGGCGGGACCCGCGTCCGCAAGTCGTCGCCTCACATCGAGGCGTGCGGCGCGGTGGACGAACTGAACGCGCAGATCGGCCTGGCCCGATCCATCTGCCGGGACGAGCCGGTGGGCGCCCTGCTGAAGGAGATCCAGCGCGAGCTGTTCGTCGTCGGGGGCGAGCTCGTCACACCGGCGAACGCGCCCGAGACGCGGAGCGGACGCCCGCTCAGCCGCGTGACCGACGCCATGGTCGAGCGTCTCACCGGCGAGGTGCATCGCATCGAGGGAATCGAGGGGGTCCTGGGCGACTGGTCGCTGCCGGGTGAAGATCCGGTCGCGTCAGCCCTCGACGTCGCCCGCACCGTCTGCCGCCGCGCCGAACGGGATGCGGTCCGCCTGATGGAAGCGGGAGCGGAAGTGCGGCCGCCCGTGCTCGCCTATCTCAACCGGCTCTCGGACCTGCTTTGGCTGTGCGGCCGTCTCCTGGAACACCAGGCGGGCCTCGACGCTTCCCTCCGGACTGACGATCGGCCCGGACCGAACTGGTCCCGCGCCTGGTGA
- a CDS encoding class I SAM-dependent methyltransferase: MRNPTGATRLESAARQQDDGRQVNRQIAKWNARYAGREPGFDESPASLLPPAVDGVNPGRALDLACGTGRNAIWLARRGWRVDAVDGAETALDLLLAGAERAGCEDRVTAHAADLESEPPGFVIAREAYDLIVDCYFIHRPLFAAVRAGTRPGGLFVAALHLPAPAGGRGHRYVLQPGELEREVKAWRWDILHSTERAARPSAGDDLGVAEIIARRPTRQPGLRL, translated from the coding sequence ATCCGTAACCCCACCGGCGCCACGCGGCTCGAATCTGCGGCACGGCAGCAGGACGACGGACGGCAAGTGAACAGGCAGATCGCGAAGTGGAACGCGCGCTACGCCGGGCGGGAACCGGGCTTCGACGAGTCGCCGGCTTCCCTGCTGCCGCCGGCGGTGGATGGCGTGAATCCGGGGCGTGCCCTCGATCTTGCCTGCGGGACCGGCCGCAATGCCATCTGGCTCGCCCGGCGGGGCTGGCGGGTCGACGCGGTTGACGGCGCCGAGACCGCCCTGGACCTGCTGCTCGCCGGTGCCGAAAGGGCGGGCTGCGAGGATCGCGTCACGGCGCATGCCGCCGACCTAGAGTCCGAACCGCCGGGGTTCGTGATAGCGCGCGAGGCGTACGACCTGATCGTGGACTGCTACTTCATCCACCGGCCGCTGTTCGCGGCGGTCCGGGCGGGAACGCGCCCCGGCGGCCTGTTCGTCGCCGCCCTGCACCTGCCGGCTCCCGCCGGCGGGAGGGGACACCGCTACGTGCTGCAGCCCGGCGAACTGGAGCGCGAGGTGAAGGCCTGGCGGTGGGACATCCTCCACAGCACGGAGCGGGCGGCTAGGCCCTCGGCAGGCGACGATCTCGGCGTCGCCGAAATCATCGCCCGCCGCCCCACCCGGCAGCCCGGGCTACGGCTGTGA
- a CDS encoding DUF423 domain-containing protein, whose amino-acid sequence MVAGWFATGAALCGVGVMLGAFGAHTLRDRLGTDMLAIFETGVRYHFIHALALFVVAWAASRWPGPFVNAAGWLFVAGIVIFSGSLYILSISGIRWLGAITPIGGLCMIAGWALLAVAALRAS is encoded by the coding sequence ATGGTCGCAGGATGGTTCGCAACCGGCGCCGCGTTGTGCGGGGTCGGCGTCATGCTCGGAGCGTTCGGCGCCCACACGCTGCGCGATCGTCTGGGGACGGACATGCTTGCGATCTTCGAGACCGGTGTCCGGTACCACTTCATCCATGCGCTCGCCCTCTTTGTCGTGGCGTGGGCGGCGTCGCGCTGGCCTGGCCCGTTCGTCAATGCCGCCGGGTGGTTGTTCGTCGCGGGCATCGTGATCTTCTCCGGCAGTCTGTACATCCTCTCCATCTCCGGTATCCGCTGGCTGGGGGCCATTACCCCGATCGGCGGCCTCTGCATGATTGCTGGATGGGCGCTACTCGCGGTGGCTGCCTTGCGCGCTTCCTGA
- a CDS encoding PQQ-binding-like beta-propeller repeat protein: MTHRHGFTAGSGVVAAVAAVVVLFLGATSPAAGQNVDWRLHNLDLHGSRYAEIDQITPENAHRLEPRWLFQHGVIDGVSNQTTPIVIDGVMYLTDSRGSVYAVDAHNGHHLWTYDVTNQLGGGREEGYIFRHRGPTYEDGVVYSAAGSFIFALDAETGEPIETFGDNGQASVILDVLRLRYPDVETAISMGYWFTTAPQIHDGVIYVGSTRSESLIPGGHVLAVDARTGEVLWHFNTIPQDENDQGWDIAGPTWVGGGREGGGIWETPSIDPELGLLYVAVGNPFGDSTKRSGLNLFTDSVLALSLDTGELRWYYQLVHHDVWDYDNGSQPILFDIEVDGERVPALAQANKNSFVYLLNRETGEPIHSIVETPVPTETDREGEEPWPTQPIPHTAAGEPMLPASPIFPEAIPADHAEGKTLVPIFTPMAPDQIFAPGYGGGPSYGPLAFSKETGLLYVNAIDQPFNSGRGPRMFFTAYDPTTGEMVWRRIYEGYGQAGPVVTSGGVVFVGTGSNLAGYFFAIDARTGEELYRFNTGAGVFSSPSVYMVNGEQFVTVASGGGDRGRRGGALILAFALPKED, translated from the coding sequence ATGACGCATAGGCACGGATTTACGGCGGGTTCGGGCGTGGTGGCGGCTGTGGCCGCGGTCGTGGTGCTGTTCCTCGGCGCGACTTCCCCGGCCGCGGGGCAGAACGTCGACTGGCGCCTGCACAATCTCGACCTGCACGGGAGCCGATACGCCGAGATCGATCAGATCACGCCCGAGAACGCCCACCGGCTGGAGCCGCGCTGGCTGTTTCAGCATGGCGTCATCGACGGCGTGAGCAACCAGACGACGCCGATCGTCATCGATGGCGTCATGTACCTGACCGACTCGCGGGGCAGCGTCTACGCCGTCGACGCTCACAACGGCCATCACCTCTGGACCTACGACGTGACCAACCAGCTCGGCGGGGGCCGGGAGGAGGGCTACATCTTCCGCCACCGCGGTCCCACCTACGAGGACGGCGTCGTGTACAGCGCCGCCGGGTCGTTCATTTTCGCGCTCGATGCCGAGACGGGGGAGCCGATCGAGACCTTCGGCGACAACGGCCAGGCGTCGGTCATCCTCGATGTGCTGCGCCTCCGCTATCCCGATGTCGAAACCGCCATTTCGATGGGCTACTGGTTCACGACGGCGCCGCAGATCCACGACGGCGTCATCTACGTCGGATCGACGCGGAGCGAGAGCCTGATTCCGGGGGGGCACGTTCTGGCCGTCGATGCGAGGACGGGCGAAGTGCTCTGGCACTTCAACACGATCCCGCAGGACGAGAACGATCAGGGTTGGGACATAGCCGGTCCGACCTGGGTTGGCGGCGGTCGAGAGGGCGGCGGCATCTGGGAGACGCCGTCGATCGACCCGGAGCTGGGCCTGCTCTACGTCGCCGTAGGCAACCCGTTCGGCGACAGCACGAAGCGGTCCGGCCTGAATCTCTTCACCGACTCGGTCCTGGCCCTCAGTCTCGACACGGGCGAGTTGCGCTGGTACTACCAGCTCGTCCACCACGATGTCTGGGACTACGACAACGGCAGCCAGCCGATCCTGTTCGACATCGAAGTGGACGGCGAGCGGGTGCCCGCGCTGGCGCAGGCGAACAAGAACAGCTTCGTGTATCTGCTGAACCGGGAGACCGGCGAGCCGATTCACTCGATAGTCGAGACCCCGGTGCCGACCGAGACCGATCGGGAAGGGGAGGAGCCGTGGCCGACACAGCCGATCCCGCACACCGCGGCCGGCGAGCCGATGCTGCCGGCCTCGCCGATCTTCCCGGAGGCCATCCCCGCCGATCATGCGGAGGGCAAGACCCTCGTGCCGATTTTCACGCCGATGGCGCCGGATCAGATTTTCGCTCCCGGCTACGGCGGCGGTCCGAGCTACGGGCCCCTCGCCTTCAGCAAGGAGACGGGTCTGCTTTACGTCAACGCGATCGATCAGCCCTTCAATTCGGGACGCGGTCCCCGGATGTTCTTCACGGCCTACGATCCCACGACCGGCGAGATGGTCTGGCGGCGGATCTACGAGGGGTACGGCCAGGCGGGGCCGGTGGTCACTTCCGGCGGCGTCGTGTTCGTCGGAACCGGGAGCAACCTCGCCGGCTATTTCTTCGCGATCGACGCGCGGACGGGCGAGGAGCTCTACCGCTTCAACACCGGCGCCGGGGTCTTCTCGTCTCCCTCGGTCTACATGGTGAACGGCGAGCAGTTCGTCACCGTCGCGTCGGGTGGGGGCGACCGGGGCCGGCGGGGCGGCGCCCTGATCCTCGCCTTCGCCCTGCCGAAGGAGGATTGA
- a CDS encoding low specificity L-threonine aldolase, which produces MTTIDRRRFLEVGTLGVGYGLAGASPVEARRGSAAAKPAATALEDTREVRMSGDGLGLTPAESAQLLAELTAGGDVARDSYSNGGAVERLENVFAELLGKERAVFMPTGTLANHLAVRALAGGAGRAIVQADSHLYNDSGDCVQTLSGITLIPLGAGRPDFTAEDVEATLDRTASGRVSAPIRVISIETPVRRHFGATFDPRELSRIVSLAQREGIRLHLDGARIFLQAAYEDRDVAEYAAPFDTVYVSLYKYFNAPSGAILAGPRALLDGMYHTRRMFGAGLPAAWPFAAMAHHYLPGFVGRYRRAIDVSRAWSERIGRHDAFSIEPVASGTNLSWLTVGARDIAAFRRRLRDADVAVGAARNGRILVGVNETWNRRPAEELADLFVASL; this is translated from the coding sequence ATGACGACCATCGACAGGCGGCGTTTCCTGGAAGTCGGCACGCTCGGCGTCGGCTACGGCCTCGCCGGGGCGAGCCCGGTGGAGGCGCGGCGTGGATCGGCGGCGGCCAAGCCAGCGGCCACGGCGCTGGAAGATACGCGGGAGGTGCGCATGTCGGGCGACGGCCTCGGCCTGACCCCGGCGGAGTCGGCGCAGCTCCTGGCCGAGCTGACCGCCGGTGGCGACGTGGCGCGCGACTCCTACTCGAACGGCGGCGCCGTCGAGCGGCTCGAGAACGTGTTCGCGGAGCTGCTCGGCAAGGAACGGGCCGTCTTCATGCCCACCGGGACGCTCGCCAACCATCTCGCGGTGCGCGCGCTGGCCGGTGGCGCCGGACGCGCCATCGTGCAGGCAGACAGCCACCTGTACAACGACTCGGGCGACTGCGTGCAGACGCTCAGCGGCATCACCCTCATCCCGCTCGGCGCCGGGCGTCCGGATTTCACGGCCGAGGACGTGGAAGCGACCCTGGACCGCACGGCCAGCGGACGGGTCAGCGCGCCGATCCGGGTCATCTCGATCGAAACGCCGGTCCGCCGGCACTTCGGAGCCACCTTCGACCCGCGCGAGCTGAGCCGCATAGTCTCGCTGGCGCAGCGCGAGGGTATCCGCCTCCATCTCGACGGGGCGCGCATCTTCCTGCAGGCGGCCTACGAGGACCGCGACGTCGCGGAGTACGCGGCGCCCTTCGACACCGTCTACGTATCGCTCTACAAGTACTTCAACGCACCGTCCGGGGCGATCCTCGCCGGCCCCCGTGCCCTGCTCGACGGCATGTACCACACGCGGCGGATGTTCGGGGCGGGCCTGCCGGCGGCGTGGCCGTTCGCCGCCATGGCGCACCACTACCTGCCCGGCTTCGTCGGCCGCTACCGCCGGGCCATTGACGTCTCGCGCGCCTGGTCCGAGAGGATCGGCCGGCACGACGCCTTCTCGATCGAACCGGTCGCGAGCGGAACCAACCTTTCCTGGCTGACGGTAGGGGCCCGCGACATCGCCGCGTTCAGACGCCGGTTGCGCGACGCGGATGTGGCGGTCGGAGCAGCGCGGAACGGACGCATCCTGGTCGGCGTCAACGAAACCTGGAATCGCCGGCCGGCCGAGGAGCTGGCGGATTTGTTCGTGGCCTCACTATAG
- a CDS encoding B12-binding domain-containing radical SAM protein yields MRIHLINPSHIAFGLAVITPRWLYVLAHATPRQYGDPVIVDETLEPLDPETIEEGDIVGIGVHTGNALRGYEVGRIARERGARVIYGGIHATLYPEEALERGHADAVVKGDGDGAWPHVIEDVAAGRHERIYDGGRVPGASLQKARWDLMPRERYMWASVQTVRGCPKHCSFCSVWRTDGQEPRQRTVDAVIEEIVQLRRMGFRFIALADDNFYPVTLEDLAMAKRRKDPSRLRELEALRAERFELMEMLAQLPEDTIFFTQITMEAAEDPAFLDAMRAARIKGALIGVEAVTEEGLKDVYKGFNLAGDDLVQQLRQFREHGVHVLGSFIFGLPSDKPSTFDATAALANAADIDFAQFLTLTPFPGTLDFLKWEENEAKGVPDVDGVPVSRYWLIPPIKRPKIFSPHPAMTAEEIRMGTQRAWDRFYRLGAVWRRSRCVRSLKSRLAFMLVSKLYRQMYGNTGIATDSARVSRAATWARWLAIPLKRLFTAEPMPELQVPARSQ; encoded by the coding sequence ATGCGCATACATCTCATCAACCCCAGCCATATTGCCTTTGGTCTCGCGGTCATCACGCCGCGCTGGCTCTATGTGCTGGCGCACGCGACACCCCGGCAGTACGGCGATCCGGTCATCGTCGACGAGACTCTCGAACCGCTCGACCCAGAGACGATCGAGGAGGGAGACATCGTCGGCATCGGCGTCCATACCGGCAACGCGCTGCGCGGGTACGAGGTGGGACGCATTGCGAGGGAACGTGGCGCGCGGGTGATCTACGGCGGCATCCATGCCACCCTCTACCCCGAGGAAGCCCTGGAGCGCGGCCACGCCGACGCGGTCGTGAAGGGGGACGGAGACGGCGCGTGGCCGCACGTGATCGAGGACGTCGCGGCGGGGCGGCACGAACGGATTTATGACGGCGGCCGTGTTCCCGGCGCGTCTCTGCAGAAGGCGCGATGGGACCTGATGCCGCGCGAACGCTACATGTGGGCCTCGGTCCAGACCGTGCGGGGCTGTCCCAAGCACTGCTCGTTCTGCTCGGTCTGGCGGACCGACGGACAGGAGCCGCGCCAGCGGACGGTTGACGCGGTCATCGAGGAGATCGTGCAGCTGCGGCGGATGGGATTCCGCTTCATCGCGCTGGCGGACGACAACTTCTACCCGGTAACGCTCGAGGATCTGGCGATGGCCAAGCGGCGTAAGGATCCCTCGCGGTTGCGCGAGCTCGAGGCCCTGCGGGCCGAACGGTTCGAACTGATGGAAATGCTCGCGCAGTTGCCGGAAGACACCATCTTCTTTACGCAGATCACCATGGAGGCGGCCGAGGATCCGGCGTTCCTCGATGCCATGCGCGCGGCGCGCATCAAGGGCGCGCTGATCGGCGTGGAGGCGGTTACCGAGGAGGGGCTGAAGGACGTCTACAAGGGCTTCAACCTGGCGGGCGATGACCTGGTGCAACAACTCCGGCAGTTCCGCGAGCACGGCGTGCACGTGCTCGGGTCGTTCATCTTCGGCCTGCCCAGCGACAAACCGTCGACGTTCGACGCGACGGCGGCGCTTGCGAATGCCGCCGACATAGATTTCGCGCAGTTCCTGACGCTCACCCCCTTCCCCGGCACCCTAGACTTCCTGAAGTGGGAAGAGAACGAGGCGAAGGGAGTGCCGGATGTCGACGGCGTGCCGGTCAGCCGGTACTGGCTGATTCCGCCGATTAAGCGGCCGAAGATCTTCTCGCCCCACCCGGCGATGACGGCCGAGGAGATCCGCATGGGAACGCAACGGGCCTGGGACCGGTTCTACCGGCTCGGCGCGGTCTGGCGGCGGTCGCGCTGCGTACGCTCGCTCAAGTCACGCCTCGCGTTCATGCTGGTATCGAAGCTGTACCGCCAGATGTACGGCAACACCGGCATCGCCACCGACAGCGCGCGCGTCTCCCGGGCG
- a CDS encoding TonB-dependent receptor plug domain-containing protein: MPHRMLGAWRRRLEVRMRSIGGAAAAALLLFFSPVPGLFSAPAHAQQTSGRIEGVVTDQLGGGVGGVVTVLRDGSPVAETSVAANGGFTFDHLAPGRYVVTARAGGFEPLAAHVFVSAGSTATITLALTIGPIAQHVVVTAAAADLPQARSGAPAMVVTSETLDRLEKVDILEALRLTPSANIVQTAGRGGTTSVFIRGGDSDFNKVLIDGVPANDIGGAFAWATVAATGVERVEVLRAANSVTYGADALNGVISLTTPRGSTQTPTVAYTADGGNFGTSRHALSLGGLNGRIDYFADVSRFRTGNEVPNNAYANVTGAGRLGIRLGTSTDISITVRRMDADYEAPNGILYYGRPDDASQTQLLTLVGVTAYSQVTSRLQTALQFGSMERDYVFSNPAPTGEAFDPFGFGANYLGDTVTVTGANGYSVTGRAILDYGGAYPSVFESDTTRRFVSGRATYRVTGALDLTGGARIEREQGRSGSSGEIQRVNSGAFVEAQASGGNRLFATGGLGVERNGLFGRAVTPRVSLAFYARTPAADGGSVGATKLTVNAGRGIKAPSVFNQTQSLFTLLESLDGGAEVVSRFGIAPIGPERSRTFDVGVEQTLAGGHLQLRAAWFDNVFTDQVEYVNKSVLPQLGVATDAAAAVPFGANVNASSFRARGLETSADLRAGNIEMFGSYAYVDAEVTASFSSSALAPVFNPAWPDIAIGQYSPLVGERPFRRPRHVANLRVSYLLGSGQVTLAGFFSGKSDGSTFLADPFFGPSMLLPNRDLGQAYQKIDLSTSWRLHPRVRWFASIENLLDQDYAAATGFPSLGAAFRSGVSVTLGGD, translated from the coding sequence ATGCCGCACCGCATGCTCGGCGCGTGGAGACGCCGACTGGAGGTTCGGATGCGGTCCATCGGGGGCGCCGCGGCCGCGGCGCTGCTTCTTTTCTTCTCCCCCGTTCCCGGTCTGTTCAGCGCACCTGCGCACGCGCAGCAGACTTCCGGCCGGATCGAGGGCGTCGTCACCGACCAACTGGGCGGCGGGGTGGGCGGCGTCGTCACGGTCCTGCGCGACGGCAGTCCAGTGGCCGAGACGTCCGTCGCGGCGAACGGCGGCTTCACGTTCGACCACCTCGCCCCGGGACGCTACGTCGTCACCGCGCGCGCCGGCGGATTCGAGCCGCTGGCGGCGCACGTGTTCGTGAGCGCCGGTTCGACGGCGACGATCACGCTCGCGCTGACCATCGGGCCGATCGCGCAGCACGTCGTAGTGACCGCCGCCGCGGCGGACCTGCCGCAGGCGCGGAGCGGCGCGCCGGCCATGGTGGTGACGTCCGAGACGCTCGACCGCCTGGAGAAAGTCGACATTCTCGAAGCGCTCCGCCTGACCCCGTCCGCCAACATCGTGCAGACGGCGGGACGCGGCGGCACGACGTCGGTCTTCATTCGGGGCGGCGACTCCGACTTCAACAAGGTGTTGATCGACGGCGTGCCGGCCAACGATATCGGCGGGGCGTTCGCGTGGGCCACCGTCGCCGCAACCGGCGTCGAGCGGGTCGAGGTGCTGCGCGCCGCGAACAGCGTGACCTACGGCGCCGACGCGCTGAACGGCGTCATCAGCCTGACGACGCCGCGCGGTTCGACGCAGACGCCAACCGTCGCCTACACGGCCGATGGGGGCAACTTCGGCACGTCACGCCACGCCCTGTCGCTCGGCGGTCTGAACGGGCGGATCGACTACTTCGCCGACGTCTCGCGATTCCGGACCGGCAACGAGGTGCCCAACAACGCCTATGCCAACGTGACCGGCGCCGGCCGCTTGGGAATCCGGCTCGGCACGTCGACGGACATCAGCATCACCGTCCGCCGCATGGACGCGGACTACGAGGCGCCCAACGGCATCCTCTACTACGGCCGGCCGGACGACGCGTCGCAGACCCAGTTGCTGACGCTCGTGGGAGTGACCGCCTACTCCCAGGTGACCAGCCGCCTGCAGACGGCGTTGCAGTTCGGATCCATGGAGCGCGACTACGTCTTCTCCAATCCCGCACCGACCGGCGAGGCGTTCGATCCGTTCGGCTTCGGCGCCAACTACCTCGGCGACACGGTGACGGTGACCGGCGCGAACGGCTACAGCGTCACCGGGCGCGCCATCCTCGACTACGGCGGCGCCTATCCGTCCGTCTTCGAGTCCGACACGACCCGCCGCTTCGTGTCAGGGCGGGCGACGTACCGGGTGACCGGCGCACTCGACCTGACCGGGGGAGCCCGGATCGAGCGGGAGCAAGGCCGCTCCGGCAGCAGCGGCGAGATCCAGCGGGTCAACAGCGGAGCCTTCGTGGAAGCCCAGGCCAGCGGCGGCAACCGGTTGTTCGCCACCGGCGGCCTCGGCGTGGAACGGAACGGCCTGTTCGGCCGGGCAGTCACGCCGCGTGTCTCGCTGGCGTTCTACGCCCGCACGCCGGCGGCCGACGGCGGCAGCGTGGGCGCTACAAAGCTGACCGTCAACGCCGGCCGCGGCATCAAGGCGCCGTCCGTCTTCAACCAGACACAGTCGCTCTTCACGCTCCTCGAGTCGCTCGACGGCGGCGCGGAGGTCGTTTCCCGGTTCGGCATCGCGCCGATCGGGCCCGAACGGAGCCGGACGTTCGACGTCGGCGTCGAGCAGACCCTCGCCGGAGGACACCTGCAACTGCGGGCCGCCTGGTTCGACAACGTGTTCACCGACCAGGTTGAGTACGTCAACAAGTCGGTGCTGCCCCAGTTGGGCGTGGCGACCGACGCCGCCGCGGCAGTGCCGTTCGGGGCCAACGTCAACGCCTCGTCATTCCGGGCGCGCGGCCTGGAGACCTCCGCCGACCTGCGCGCCGGCAACATCGAGATGTTCGGGTCGTACGCGTACGTCGACGCGGAGGTGACGGCATCGTTCAGCAGCAGCGCCCTCGCCCCGGTCTTCAATCCCGCGTGGCCCGACATCGCCATCGGCCAGTACTCCCCGCTGGTGGGCGAACGCCCGTTCCGCCGGCCCCGGCATGTCGCGAACCTGCGCGTGTCGTACCTGCTCGGCTCGGGTCAAGTGACGCTCGCCGGCTTCTTCTCCGGAAAGTCGGACGGCAGCACGTTCCTGGCCGATCCGTTCTTCGGCCCGTCGATGCTGCTACCCAACCGCGACCTGGGTCAGGCCTACCAGAAGATCGACCTGAGCACGTCCTGGCGACTCCACCCGCGTGTACGCTGGTTCGCGAGCATCGAGAACCTGCTGGACCAGGACTACGCGGCGGCAACCGGCTTCCCGTCGCTCGGGGCGGCCTTCCGCTCCGGGGTGTCGGTCACGCTGGGCGGCGACTGA